A single Kryptolebias marmoratus isolate JLee-2015 linkage group LG16, ASM164957v2, whole genome shotgun sequence DNA region contains:
- the efna1b gene encoding ephrin-A1b, with amino-acid sequence MDVVFLVCLSLTVGAWFASAERHSVYWNGSNPNFQEDDYRVEVRINDYLDIVCPHYAHGEVPSHSAERYVLYMVEREDYEVCKPHSFDQLRWECSRPFAPHAPEKFSEKFQRFTPFTLGKEFRQGESYYYISKPMHHHGKDCLRLRVDVVGHKGSAASRSEKPKAEEAEKKERKVTFIAAAGGVHNPSIRLPADDPAAMQPDVQMIIGSSAVQLVSLSFLFTIIPVLLATMLH; translated from the exons ATGGATGTGGTGTTTCTGGTGTGTTTGTCGCTGACAGTCGGAGCGTGGTTCGCCTCCGCGGAGAGACACAGCGTCTACTGGAACGGCTCAAACCCCAA CTTCCAGGAGGACGACTACCGGGTGGAAGTGCGCATCAACGACTACCTGGACATCGTGTGCCCCCACTACGCCCACGGAGAGGTGCCGTCGCACTCGGCCGAGCGCTACGTGCTGTACATGGTGGAGAGGGAGGACTACGAGGTGTGCAAGCCTCACTCCTTCGATCAGCTCCGCTGGGAGTGCTCCCGCCCCTTCGCTCCGCACGCGCCGGAGAAATTCTCCGAGAAGTTCCAGCGCTTCACGCCCTTCACCCTGGGAAAAGAGTTCAGACAGGGCGAGAGCTATTACTACATCT ccAAACCAATGCATCATCATGGGAAGGATTGTCTGAGGCTGAGAGTGGACGTTGTTGGACATAAAGGCTCCGCAGCGTCCCGCTCAGAGAAACCCAAGGCAGAGGAGGCCGAAAAAAAAGAACGAAAAGTGACGTTtattgctgctgctggtggagttcaCAACCCCTCGATTCGACTCCCAGCAG ACGATCCTGCCGCGATGCAGCCAGACGTCCAGATGATTATCGGCAGCTCTGCAGTGCAGCTGGTGTCCCTGTCCTTCTTATTTACCATCATCCCAGTTTTATTAGCCACGATGTTGCACTGA
- the slc50a1 gene encoding sugar transporter SWEET1 produces the protein MDLVQLLSWACIVFTVGMFSTGLTDLKKMRESKSTENIQFLPFLTTCLNNLGWLYYGTLKGDQTIILVNTIGALLQILYIVMYFLYTNHKRLVMSQTLAAGAVLVLGWLYFATFLTEGESRLSQLGLTCSVVTISMYLSPLIDLAEIVRSGNVQCLSFPLTVATFFTSTSWVLYGLQLNDYYIMVPNTPGIVTSLVRFYLFWKFASSDQSLPHYKVLRL, from the exons ATGGATTTAGTACAACTTCTGTCATGGGCCTGCATCGTGTTCACGGTCGGGATGTTCTCGACTGGACT AACCGACCTGAAGAAAATGCGAGAGTCCAAGAGTacagaaaacatccagtttCTCCCCTTCCTCACCACATGTCTAAA TAACCTAGGCTGGTTGTATTATGGGACCCTGAAGGGGGATCAGACGATCATCCTGGTCAACACCATTGGCGCCCTTCTCCAGATCCTCTACATCGTCATGTACTTCCTGTATACAAACCACAAG AGGCTTGTGATGAGCCAGACTCTCGCTGCAGGAGCGGTGTTGGTGCTCGGCTGGTTGTACTTCGCTACTTTTCTCACAGAGGGAGAGTCTCGGCTCAGCCAGCTCGGCCTCACCTGCAGCGTGGTCACCATCAGCATGTACCTATCGCCGCTCATCGACCTG GCGGAGATCGTTCGCAGCGGTAACGTCCAGTGTTTGTCCTTCCCCCTGACGGTCGCCACCTTCTTCACTTCGACCTCCTGGGTCCTTTACGGCCTCCAGCTCAATGACTACTACATCATG GTGCCGAACACCCCTGGGATCGTCACCAGCCTGGTCAGGTTTTATCTGTTCTGGAAGTTCGCATCCAGCGATCAGAGCCTGCCCCACTATAAGGTGTTGCGGCTCTGA